The stretch of DNA GtaggtgtgtgggtgtgtgagtgtgggcgtggcatggtgtgctgtattttttttgggtgcataTGGGTGAGCGTGTCGGTGTGGTAGAATTTTCAGCATCAGGTAACGTGCAAATTTTGACTTtgtaaacgaaacgaagaaaatattgttttgGGAAATTAAAGCATCCgttaagccaacaaaaaaagaaacaattcaacaaaaagcattagaaaaccaacaaatatatacacaaaataatactcaaaatatacaaatttcaaCACTACTTTTGGTTAAAGGAAGAGACAACTCTTTGTGTAACTGAAGgatcaaacaaataaaacaaatacaaaaatatagtAACGGAAATGTTCTACAATTCtcgtgtgtttctgtgtgcgtgtgatctggttttcttttctgattGTTGTCCGATTCGGGAGTGGCCAAAATAATCTATTTATAACGCACCATAACGGCCGACGAATTGTTCGAGTGGCTTGAGGCACTTGCCCGTGGTCTCGAGGAGCGCTGCGTGGCTCCACTTGCTGAGGGCCCAGCGATTCCGGGTCCGATGCCGCCTCCGAGGCTGGTGCCAATGCTGCAGCCGGCATTTGGGGCAGTCGGATAGTCATAGTAATTGTAATCACCTTCGTAGGTGCGGTAGAGATCGTCATAATAGGATTCGGTGGCGGCATAGCCAGGACGGTATTCCTGGTACCCAAAATAGTCATAGTCGACCTCTAAATAATGTTATGCCGGACATGGTGGAGGGGGAAGGCGGATAGGTTAGGTTGGATTAGTGATGTGGTCTGGCCCAGTCTGGATTAGTGCGGAGGCCTAGTCCTATGCTAAGCTCCTcgtcgctctgctctgtcgAGATGCTGCCAAttgtttcacttttgccaATGTTGCACGAATTGGGCGCGTACTGTAACGCAATCGGAGGATGTTCACAAGGAGGTGTGGATGTGTCGATGGGTTTATGTTTGGGATGTTGGATCTGTGGCTGGGTCTgagactggggctggggcacaTGTGGTCGTATGGGTTTTAAGTAGATGAGACTTGAGGATTACTTACCGGTGATATAACATCAAACAGTATACAGGGTGCTTAACATTCGCTACACAGAGAACACAAttgcaacatttaattatcATAAACAACTATGAACAACGTTTAAGGTTTAATGGCTAATGTTCTATGGGGTGGGTGggtatttggttttggttttggttttggcttggctttggatGATTTGGTTATGAGAGTAGGCaatgttgtagttgtagttgttggcACTTGGCTGCGACAAAGAGAGAGTTCGGAGTAGGATTCGGGACGGAAGGAGAGAGttgaacaaacagaaacaaaatcgACAACATCGAAAAAGAAACTTAAAACGgacatgcaaataaaaaaaacaacgaataAATAGAACAAGAgtttatagagagagagagagcgatattGACACATAACTTGCAAATGCGaatattgaaaatgaaaaacgaacAACATTTACGATTAGTACAATGAAACAACGAAacggaaaacaataaaacaagtGAGAAGTGAGGTTATGTTCAGGTTTAAGTGAGGTTATGTTTCAATTGGTTTCCAATGTTCCGTTCCCATCGTTTCAGATGCGAGTTAAGAGTTAGTGGAGGATTAGTAATATCAATCTAGCTGGATTCTTTTTTCAAAAGAGTACACGACGGGGTCTCTGGGGCTCGAGGGCAGTGCTAAGCGTGACTTTAAAGGGCTCTAggtaactgtgtgtgtgtgtgtatgtgtgtgtgtgtgataggTGGTAAGAGAGGTCTAGGGGGGGGACGAGCGTACATTGTTAGTGGGTAGAGCGCGCCTTAAAGAACTAACTAAAATGATGAGGCGAGACAGTAACAGAAACAATAATCAAGAAGATGAACCAAAATAAGAACAAAACGTTGCGTTCAATGGTGGACATGATATTCGTATAACTTAAGACTTAAACTGCAGACCGGATTAGTGTTTTAGGCTAAGTTTAAACTTTGCAGCACCCTTGCAGCGCTCCGAAAGTTGCTTACTTTGGTTAGACTTTCAACTAGAACTAGAACACAAACCTATCAAGTAAGTACCGTGTGGGGTAGctcatgtaaatatgtgtttCAATATGTTTTGGTGTTAGTatatgtgtgttgtgtgtgtgagtgtgagtgtgccTAGCAACTTGGCTAACTGACTACGATAACTAAAccaaattaacaaaatttataaagtatttttatgtttgctcAATCGTGTTGAGTCCCAAAAGGAAGGCGCTTGCGGCCTTCACTCTCTctgcaccatcatcatcattatcatcatctgCCTCTACGCCATCTTCTGGCAGAGATGGCTCgagtatatatacatatgtatatatgcatatacatacagacatCTAGAATGTATCTGGATGGGATTCACTTGGCCAATTTGCCAAACTTACCGTATTCGCGAGGTATCGGCGTACGGAGCGGCGGCATGCGCGCACCTGGCAGGCGCATTGGCGTCAAGGACATCATGCTGGGATGTGTAGGCGACAGATTTCTGTATGGAGACAATGTTTCAAATCTTTACAAGGATTACcccaaatgcaacaaaatgggATTGAGTATAaattttggatttgttttgttttggagtggattgcgtgtgtgtgtgcgtgttcaCGCAGGACaaagaaagaataaaagaaagaaaaaatataaagtaatatataaattaattcGATCTCAGGATAAGCTAGTGGCAGGCGActtgaaaagcaaacagacacTCAGATATTTCTGGTCAAACAATTTGGGATTTatcgaaattaatttatgcccaatggaatgcaaacatttttgcattgtttcttttttttctttttgtgattTGGAATTTTGCGCCAGTGTGTGATTTGTAAACTGTTGTTGTGCTAGACAAGGACTGGAGTGGAATGGTGCTGGAAGTACATACCCCACAAGGCCGGGGCGGGCCTGCATCATTTGCATCATGCGACGTTCACGTGCGCGCAGAATTtcctcctttttctttttgtctgAAGGCGGTTTGGCGAGTGAGACCTAAAGAGTTGTGGGGAGTGAGAAAGAGGTTTGCGATTTGGGTAATGGTTGCACCTACCTCAATATTCGAGGCGCCGATCTCCTTGCCATTAAGGCCACGCATAGCTTCGACGGCGCTATCACGATCCTCAAAGTGTATAAAGGCATAGTCTTTAATTTTCTTAACGCGTTCTACTTTGCCATATTGCTCAAATTGTTCCTATTGATGGATAcgatttataattaattaattaattcatctAATGAAAGCTTTTCTAAACTTGCCTTTAATTTTTCCTCTGTGACATCTTGGGTTAGATTTCGTACATACAGAACTTTAACCTTAGACATAGTTTGCTCGTCCGGCTCTTCCTGTGGATCGGCCCAGTCGACTATTATATCACATCCCCATACCTGCGAAAGGAACACATTCGTTAGTTATAGATAGCTTTATGTTGGGGGAGTGGGAATTGCTCACCTTAATTCTACCAGTGCCAAGTCTTCGTTTGGCCAAAGACGCCGCCTTGTGGGACTCGTATTCGAGAAAGCAGAAGCCGCGATTCTTTTTCTTATCATCTGGTGAACTGTATATGATTACCTCGTAAAGGCCAGCTATAGGTTCAGATTCGGGTtcagatttatttataaatatacgaAAAAAATGTCATTTAAGTACGATGGAATAGAAATTCGCGTTATCAATtcgaatgcaatttatttgtatgatTAGTTGGTTGCATATgtaaaaatagaaatacaacgaaagaaatacaacaaaaaagtatttgtgtctggtattggtattggtactggtactggcaAGTGTGTGCGTATCAAAGTGTATGtgtaagagagagacagagtagATGTGATAAGACACTtaacacatacataaatacatacacacatacatacttatgtataaggtatacatatatggaataTGTGAACAGAAATGCACAACATTTGTTATGTAAAATAATGAATCTTTCCGATATccgcatttgtttttgcacaaaatatatgtacaaatatgtatgtatgtatatgtatgtatttatgtatattgtattttgattttgaaaaccaatgccaacaattgctttagtttgcttttgctcaaaactttttgaaatatttttgaataattgaattgCGGCTAAGCTAGTAACATATTCGGTATTTTGTGTGGGTAGTAGTTTGGCGGGGTGGGGTATGCAAGGATCGAGATTTTGGAGACAAAGTTttactgagagagagagagagagcggggggTTGGTATAACATTGAGTAACGGATAGGAGGATATGTAGAGTACGTTTAGAGAGAGTATTTtaaaacgaaacacacacttagaaaaacacttaaaaaaaCCTCTGGTATTGCtatttggttgttgttttgattgtatattatgtatatagtaCATGTGGCAGTAAAACGAACAAAagtaaccaacaaaaaaaggaatacGAGAACGAACAATCGATGTAgaaccaaaaacacaacacgaagtacgagtacgagtagagCACACAttgagctggggctggggctgagcTGGGGGTAAATTCTTTTCGATTCGAGTAGTATTAATGGAAACAATAACGGGTATAAACTATACACAAACATAGCCAGAGTTAGACAGTgtaaggaagagagagagatagagatatatatatatatatagagagagagagagagagagtgtgtgtacaCTGAGATACAAAAAGAGttcgatagagagagagagagagaacagtaacgaacgaaacaacaaaatatggGCAGAGATTTTGAATTTTGGCTTTTTCGAGTTGTTTTCATATGTCGATTCGATTTTATTTTGGTTCAGTTCAATTGCTCTGGGGATATAGTGGCGCTTAtgtgagagatagagatagctACACATAGAGATAGAGTAAaatgagttttcttttttaaggCTTGTTGTCTCCAGTCATTAAGTagtattatatattatatatatattcaacGTGAATAGGCCAGAACATATCGATTTGAGTACACGAATTGCTTTTTcttattttggttttggttttggtttcagGGCGGGATCGTTTgattcggtttttggtttcagtttGTTTGGTGTGCACCGTTTGTTAtctatatattgtatatgatAATTAAtcgtatattgtatgtataagtctgcactaaaacaaaaactaagtttgtcccttttttgtttgcttttcgtttttcaaaaatattcaaaatgtttttcatctttttttgggttttggtttggtttttggcgaATTGTTTAGCTACAGGTTTTCAACGTCAACAAATTGGGCACATTTAATAATTGGGATACAAATGAAGCTAAAAATGATAAgacaattaattttttgttgtatttactAACAGCGCTTAAAGTTAGAGAgaatgagtgagagagaataGAGAATGACAGAAGAAATATGTTAAAATCAATTGACCCAAAGGCAGGGCCTCATCTTCTTTTTGAATCAATGGAAGGAGGCCCTGCCTTATTCCTGGTCTCTCCGGTTAGGATGCTGTTCGAGTTTTTTTTGGTGGGATTATTTGGAGTGTATAATAATTTTGTTATCAATTTGAGTTGTTAAAGCGTTTAAAAgcgaaaattgcaaaacaaaaatccaattGATACTTGGCATAAACAGGCTTCCATGCTCTTTTCACATTCTGCAAGTATCGCCCCTAAAAACATTGATTagattatttatatattgtatatatgaACAAATATTCATTTCGGCCAATTACGGGAGCCAATTGGGGGATGTGCTGGACTGGTCTAGGGTCTAGGGTCTAGGGTCTGGTGGGGGCTAGGGTCTaggtattattattatgatatatttttttttttttttagggtcttttgctttgtttttgtggttggttgttgttgctgtttggtttttggatcACTTACGTGCATGTTTAGAAAATTCCTCAATTAATTCGTCGCGATCTCTATTCTTAGGTATATTGCCGACAAATAGCCGGTGATTGTTAAATGATATCGTAACACCAATCTTTTTGCCTTTCCGAATTTCAAAATCATTTAGCTGCAATTGTTTAAAAgttcacacaaaacaaaagaaaattttgATTTGCTATGAAAAATTTGTATTCCATTGGTACTgcgatttgattttggattGTTTTGGGtagttggttttttgtttttgtggtttggtttggtttggtttagGGTGGGTGAATAATGTGGCTGGTGTGTCCGTATGTGTGTACGGGGGGGAGTATGGGTGATTCTCATATGTGGGAGAAAGTGTGAAACTCTAGAATCTAGACTTTAGtaggttttctttttatacttTGTATGCGtgccaaataaaaatggaatttactCAAAAAAGGGTTGAGATTCTTTAGCTATTTGGTTGGACTGTTTCAGCTAGTAGTTGTTTCCAGTTGAGTTGATGTTGATTAATTGTTGTCACTACTGGTCTAGTACTTACTATGCAGAATTATAGgtacgaaagaaagaaaaacaaaaaacacaaaaacaaaagggcaTTTTCTGCAGGCATGTTCTATATTGTTGTATATACAGCCAGAAAGTCACTCCTTACCGACCAGATCTTAccttttgtgcttttgctAATTTCGTTTCAGATCGAATGACTTTCTAGCTTGAACACTCAACtctgcgtatacgtaataatTGATAGTAGTAGGAGTAGTACTTAGTAGCCTGCTTTCTTACAATGTGGAATAGTAGTAGTTATAGAACATAATGGAAAACGAAAGTTTTTGGAATGCATATTAATTtggtaaataatttaaaaaatttctttcattttcagtttggtttttttcttggttCATTTTCGTAGGCAAAGTTAATGACTGGAGATATTATGTAAATAAGTTGAAAAGAAATATTCTTGTACGACAATTCAAGCTTATAACGAATGGCAATGACAGAAATGGGCGTGTCATTGTTCTatgtgtgtgattgtgtgcgtgtgtgtgtgtgtgtgtgtgtgtgtgtgtatggttGTGCTATGAGGCAACCTAAAAGATAAAACTTAGGAATGCATCCGATGATGATTATGTGGTTTTGGGTGAGGTGGTTTCTATCGCTTGACAGGGCGCGCACATTTGAAAAGAGTGTCTCAGGCAGCATGGGTTCAATGGGGTAAGGGGGAACGAACGCCCTTTCAACATTAAATTTTCTCAAATGTGGAGATGGCAATGgcggatggttggatggatatATGGATGGTTGTTGAAGTGTGGGGGTGAATAGTAAGAATGAGTtgtgaaacaaaaataaatataaattaatctATACTGAAACTTAATTCAAAAACACTAACGTCCCTTTCCTAACATAACCCTAACAGAAGTCCCCACGCAATTAGCCAAttcatgtatttttttttgcaatagccaattggatttttgttttgtaatttaaagCCGATTTTGGAGTATGGAGCAGCTATCCCAGCTCCACTCCAATTGATGATAATTTAAAAtacgtttttgttgttgttaattttgtttgacaaTTTACCTGTAAGTTTACCAAATTCCTCTAAAATTTCATCTTTGCCCTTTGACTTGGGTATATTGCCTACGAAAAGGCGCAGATTCGGTacgcttatatttattttcagaCACTTGCCGGGTTTTATTTCGTGATTATCGAGCTAAATGGTGGAAGGGAAGGTAAAacgagttttctttttaatacCAATTCActgttaataataaataataatatttaaaaatcataaaaactaattatcaatttggaaataaatcagtttaaattggggggttttttttgggggatGGTTAACTAAAAAAAGAGTTTGAAAagttgtttattttcattgcattaCCAATTTCATATCGAGGCGGGGCCGGGCCGCAtagaatgtttttttgttgttggaaaaTGTTAAAGGAAAACGTTGTTTCATTGGTTAGTGATTAAAGTGGTTAAAGAGGTACATGGCATACTGGATATACATATCATTTTAATGTATATCACGATCTGAATTTTGGGGACATGCTCGTCTAAATAAAACCAGACAGTAATCGAACACGCACGCTGCTTAGATGGCTACAAAAGTTGATAGTTGGCTACATAGCTCGACTTAAGATTAAATAGAATTCaactaaaaagaaaataatttatcaAATAATACATAATAGACAGGGGGGCTGGgagtgtgtgggttgtgtgtgtgtgtgtgtagagggTGGCCagattgtttcttttttcttgttctttaTAGAGAGAACTCTTTTCAAATCTGAAATTTGAACGATTTCAATGCGCTGAGGGGAAGAGATTCTTTCGGATCAACTAAATATTACAACTCATATGTGGGACATGCATTACAAGTTACAGAAAGATcaagtagagagagagagagagagcaggagagtgAGTAAGTGACAGCAGATAGTGAGACAGATAGCGTTGCCTATGGttcaaatttgtataaatgtttgttttgtatgtagATTGTAGGCAAGACTAGGCATTGGCAGAAGTACAGAGTAACAGCAGAAAGTAACTGTAAAGTTAGCATACGGTAggtaaaaactaaataaaattgcacaaCAATTTTCTCGTCGGATCTAAAAGCGCCGAATCGTTGGGTTTCATTTCTCTGATTTCCGCAAAtgttgctctttctttttggtcgaattttgtgttgtttttcgtttttttttttttgtgggccGCATAGCTGTTCCTACTTGTTTCGATTTCGTAACACGAGAGTAAATATGTGGATACAATACGTTATAGATGTAGTATAGAGTATATATATAGGAGGATATGTAGGTATATATCGGTAATCGTTAACAATACGTATAAAAAACATTAAAGCACTGATTCAGGGTAGTGGACGGGCGTTAggtttggttttgctgtttgggtgggctggggctggggctggggctggtgggTTTGTGGTGGGGCGATTCAATGGTTGGCATAAATACCTGGCGCACTGCATTGACGGCCGCATCGCGGTTTGTGAATGTGACAAATGCATAACCACGATTTGTGCCTGTCATCGGGTCCATCATAAGGCGGAGGTCCCAGATTGTGCCACAGTTCTCGAAGAGCGGTATGAGCTCATCCTCGTACATATCCTTGGGTATCTTGCCGCAGAACACCTCACATCCGTTGCCGGGCACGTTGCCCTCCCAGTCTGGTG from Drosophila subobscura isolate 14011-0131.10 chromosome O, UCBerk_Dsub_1.0, whole genome shotgun sequence encodes:
- the LOC117896198 gene encoding heterogeneous nuclear ribonucleoprotein R isoform X19 — its product is MNTFAGKNLGRGSYRPCNQDMFSPLSRPHDFAEMAEGNGELLDDINQKADDRGDGERTEDYPKLLEYGLDKKVAGKLDEIYKTGKLAHAELDERALDALKEFPVDGALNVLGQFLESNLEHVSNKSAYLCGVMKTYRQKSRASQQGVPAPATAVQVKGPDEDKIKKILERTGYTLDVTTGQRKYGGPPPDWEGNVPGNGCEVFCGKIPKDMYEDELIPLFENCGTIWDLRLMMDPMTGTNRGYAFVTFTNRDAAVNAVRQLDNHEIKPGKCLKINISVPNLRLFVGNIPKSKGKDEILEEFGKLTAGLYEVIIYSSPDDKKKNRGFCFLEYESHKAASLAKRRLGTGRIKVWGCDIIVDWADPQEEPDEQTMSKVKVLYVRNLTQDVTEEKLKEQFEQYGKVERVKKIKDYAFIHFEDRDSAVEAMRGLNGKEIGASNIEVSLAKPPSDKKKKEEILRARERRMMQMMQARPGLVGNLSPTHPSMMSLTPMRLPGARMPPLRTPIPREYVGKRKFDGGHQNPADVKRRYPSGLIGNGGSWGSLPLPQQPLGTNGEQWYMDTFSAWS
- the LOC117896198 gene encoding heterogeneous nuclear ribonucleoprotein R isoform X15 produces the protein MNTFAGKNLGRGSYRPCNQDMFSPLSRPHDFAEMAEGNGELLDDINQKADDRGDGERTEDYPKLLEYGLDKKVAGKLDEIYKTGKLAHAELDERALDALKEFPVDGALNVLGQFLESNLEHVSNKSAYLCGVMKTYRQKSRASQQGVPAPATAVQVKGPDEDKIKKILERTGYTLDVTTGQRKYGGPPPDWEGNVPGNGCEVFCGKIPKDMYEDELIPLFENCGTIWDLRLMMDPMTGTNRGYAFVTFTNRDAAVNAVRQLDNHEIKPGKCLKINISVPNLRLFVGNIPKSKGKDEILEEFGKLTAGLYEVIIYSSPDDKKKNRGFCFLEYESHKAASLAKRRLGTGRIKVWGCDIIVDWADPQEEPDEQTMSKVKVLYVRNLTQDVTEEKLKEQFEQYGKVERVKKIKDYAFIHFEDRDSAVEAMRGLNGKEIGASNIEVSLAKPPSDKKKKEEILRARERRMMQMMQARPGLVGFETLSPYRNLSPTHPSMMSLTPMRLPGARMPPLRTPIPREYVVGKRKFDGGHQNPADVKRRYPSGLIGNGGSWGSLPLPQQPLGTNGEQWYMDTFSAWS
- the LOC117896198 gene encoding heterogeneous nuclear ribonucleoprotein R isoform X14, which codes for MNTFAGKNLGRGSYRPCNQDMFSPLSRPHDFAEMAEGNGELLDDINQKADDRGDGERTEDYPKLLEYGLDKKVAGKLDEIYKTGKLAHAELDERALDALKEFPVDGALNVLGQFLESNLEHVSNKSAYLCGVMKTYRQKSRASQQGVPAPATAVQVKGPDEDKIKKILERTGYTLDVTTGQRKYGGPPPDWEGNVPGNGCEVFCGKIPKDMYEDELIPLFENCGTIWDLRLMMDPMTGTNRGYAFVTFTNRDAAVNAVRQLDNHEIKPGKCLKINISVPNLRLFVGNIPKSKGKDEILEEFGKLTAGLYEVIIYSSPDDKKKNRGFCFLEYESHKAASLAKRRLGTGRIKVWGCDIIVDWADPQEEPDEQTMSKVKVLYVRNLTQDVTEEKLKEQFEQYGKVERVKKIKDYAFIHFEDRDSAVEAMRGLNGKEIGASNIEVSLAKPPSDKKKKEEILRARERRMMQMMQARPGLVGFETLSPYRNLSPTHPSMMSLTPMRLPGARMPPLRTPIPREYGGWSWAWNHSAAWQSRWPAWQHQSSGGPNSATGGGSGSGGGGTGGGGSSAGGHRSGGAGSNRGGPWGGTNASQRSWHPARQAATKFTSR
- the LOC117896198 gene encoding heterogeneous nuclear ribonucleoprotein R isoform X18, translating into MNTFAGKNLGRGSYRPCNQDMFSPLSRPHDFAEMAEGNGELLDDINQKADDRGDGERTEDYPKLLEYGLDKKVAGKLDEIYKTGKLAHAELDERALDALKEFPVDGALNVLGQFLESNLEHVSNKSAYLCGVMKTYRQKSRASQQGVPAPATAVQVKGPDEDKIKKILERTGYTLDVTTGQRKYGGPPPDWEGNVPGNGCEVFCGKIPKDMYEDELIPLFENCGTIWDLRLMMDPMTGTNRGYAFVTFTNRDAAVNAVRQLNDFEIRKGKKIGVTISFNNHRLFVGNIPKNRDRDELIEEFSKHAPGLYEVIIYSSPDDKKKNRGFCFLEYESHKAASLAKRRLGTGRIKVWGCDIIVDWADPQEEPDEQTMSKVKVLYVRNLTQDVTEEKLKEQFEQYGKVERVKKIKDYAFIHFEDRDSAVEAMRGLNGKEIGASNIEVSLAKPPSDKKKKEEILRARERRMMQMMQARPGLVGNLSPTHPSMMSLTPMRLPGARMPPLRTPIPREYVVGKRKFDGGHQNPADVKRRYPSGLIGNGGSWGSLPLPQQPLGTNGEQWYMDTFSAWS
- the LOC117896198 gene encoding heterogeneous nuclear ribonucleoprotein R isoform X21; this encodes MFSPLSRPHDFAEMAEGNGELLDDINQKADDRGDGERTEDYPKLLEYGLDKKVAGKLDEIYKTGKLAHAELDERALDALKEFPVDGALNVLGQFLESNLEHVSNKSAYLCGVMKTYRQKSRASQQGVPAPATAVQVKGPDEDKIKKILERTGYTLDVTTGQRKYGGPPPDWEGNVPGNGCEVFCGKIPKDMYEDELIPLFENCGTIWDLRLMMDPMTGTNRGYAFVTFTNRDAAVNAVRQLDNHEIKPGKCLKINISVPNLRLFVGNIPKSKGKDEILEEFGKLTAGLYEVIIYSSPDDKKKNRGFCFLEYESHKAASLAKRRLGTGRIKVWGCDIIVDWADPQEEPDEQTMSKVKVLYVRNLTQDVTEEKLKEQFEQYGKVERVKKIKDYAFIHFEDRDSAVEAMRGLNGKEIGASNIEVSLAKPPSDKKKKEEILRARERRMMQMMQARPGLVGNLSPTHPSMMSLTPMRLPGARMPPLRTPIPREYANVKHPVYCLMLYHRSR
- the LOC117896198 gene encoding heterogeneous nuclear ribonucleoprotein R isoform X20, which gives rise to MNTFAGKNLGRGSYRPCNQDMFSPLSRPHDFAEMAEGNGELLDDINQKADDRGDGERTEDYPKLLEYGLDKKVAGKLDEIYKTGKLAHAELDERALDALKEFPVDGALNVLGQFLESNLEHVSNKSAYLCGVMKTYRQKSRASQQGVPAPATAVQVKGPDEDKIKKILERTGYTLDVTTGQRKYGGPPPDWEGNVPGNGCEVFCGKIPKDMYEDELIPLFENCGTIWDLRLMMDPMTGTNRGYAFVTFTNRDAAVNAVRQLDNHEIKPGKCLKINISVPNLRLFVGNIPKSKGKDEILEEFGKLTAGLYEVIIYSSPDDKKKNRGFCFLEYESHKAASLAKRRLGTGRIKVWGCDIIVDWADPQEEPDEQTMSKVKVLYVRNLTQDVTEEKLKEQFEQYGKVERVKKIKDYAFIHFEDRDSAVEAMRGLNGKEIGASNIEVSLAKPPSDKKKKEEILRARERRMMQMMQARPGLVGFETLSPYRNLSPTHPSMMSLTPMRLPGARMPPLRTPIPREYANVKHPVYCLMLYHRSR
- the LOC117896198 gene encoding heterogeneous nuclear ribonucleoprotein R isoform X13; translated protein: MNTFAGKNLGRGSYRPCNQDMFSPLSRPHDFAEMAEGNGELLDDINQKADDRGDGERTEDYPKLLEYGLDKKVAGKLDEIYKTGKLAHAELDERALDALKEFPVDGALNVLGQFLESNLEHVSNKSAYLCGVMKTYRQKSRASQQGVPAPATAVQVKGPDEDKIKKILERTGYTLDVTTGQRKYGGPPPDWEGNVPGNGCEVFCGKIPKDMYEDELIPLFENCGTIWDLRLMMDPMTGTNRGYAFVTFTNRDAAVNAVRQLDNHEIKPGKCLKINISVPNLRLFVGNIPKSKGKDEILEEFGKLTAGLYEVIIYSSPDDKKKNRGFCFLEYESHKAASLAKRRLGTGRIKVWGCDIIVDWADPQEEPDEQTMSKVKVLYVRNLTQDVTEEKLKEQFEQYGKVERVKKIKDYAFIHFEDRDSAVEAMRGLNGKEIGASNIEVSLAKPPSDKKKKEEILRARERRMMQMMQARPGLVGFETLSPYRNLSPTHPSMMSLTPMRLPGARMPPLRTPIPREYGGWSWAWNHSAAWQSRWPAWQHQSSGGPNSATGGGSGSGGGGTGGGGSSAGGHRSGGAGSNRGGPWGGTNASQRSWHPARQAATKFTSSR
- the LOC117896198 gene encoding heterogeneous nuclear ribonucleoprotein R isoform X16; protein product: MNTFAGKNLGRGSYRPCNQDMFSPLSRPHDFAEMAEGNGELLDDINQKADDRGDGERTEDYPKLLEYGLDKKVAGKLDEIYKTGKLAHAELDERALDALKEFPVDGALNVLGQFLESNLEHVSNKSAYLCGVMKTYRQKSRASQQGVPAPATAVQVKGPDEDKIKKILERTGYTLDVTTGQRKYGGPPPDWEGNVPGNGCEVFCGKIPKDMYEDELIPLFENCGTIWDLRLMMDPMTGTNRGYAFVTFTNRDAAVNAVRQLDNHEIKPGKCLKINISVPNLRLFVGNIPKSKGKDEILEEFGKLTAGLYEVIIYSSPDDKKKNRGFCFLEYESHKAASLAKRRLGTGRIKVWGCDIIVDWADPQEEPDEQTMSKVKVLYVRNLTQDVTEEKLKEQFEQYGKVERVKKIKDYAFIHFEDRDSAVEAMRGLNGKEIGASNIEVSLAKPPSDKKKKEEILRARERRMMQMMQARPGLVGFETLSPYRNLSPTHPSMMSLTPMRLPGARMPPLRTPIPREYVGKRKFDGGHQNPADVKRRYPSGLIGNGGSWGSLPLPQQPLGTNGEQWYMDTFSAWS
- the LOC117896198 gene encoding heterogeneous nuclear ribonucleoprotein R isoform X17, with product MNTFAGKNLGRGSYRPCNQDMFSPLSRPHDFAEMAEGNGELLDDINQKADDRGDGERTEDYPKLLEYGLDKKVAGKLDEIYKTGKLAHAELDERALDALKEFPVDGALNVLGQFLESNLEHVSNKSAYLCGVMKTYRQKSRASQQGVPAPATAVQVKGPDEDKIKKILERTGYTLDVTTGQRKYGGPPPDWEGNVPGNGCEVFCGKIPKDMYEDELIPLFENCGTIWDLRLMMDPMTGTNRGYAFVTFTNRDAAVNAVRQLDNHEIKPGKCLKINISVPNLRLFVGNIPKSKGKDEILEEFGKLTAGLYEVIIYSSPDDKKKNRGFCFLEYESHKAASLAKRRLGTGRIKVWGCDIIVDWADPQEEPDEQTMSKVKVLYVRNLTQDVTEEKLKEQFEQYGKVERVKKIKDYAFIHFEDRDSAVEAMRGLNGKEIGASNIEVSLAKPPSDKKKKEEILRARERRMMQMMQARPGLVGNLSPTHPSMMSLTPMRLPGARMPPLRTPIPREYVVGKRKFDGGHQNPADVKRRYPSGLIGNGGSWGSLPLPQQPLGTNGEQWYMDTFSAWS